Part of the bacterium HR11 genome is shown below.
CGAGGTGAAGGGTTCCGATGAAAAGAGCCGCATGGTGGGTGACCGCTCTCGTCTTGATCGCCGGCGGGACCGGCGTGGCCTGGTACGTTCGGAACAATCGGGCGGCGGACTTCAACTTTCGGACCGTCCCGGTCGAGCGGGGACCCCTCCGGGTGACCGTGACGGCGACGGGGACCCTGAGCGCCATCACGACGGTTCAGGTCGGGACCCAGGTGTCGGGCACGATCGCCCGGATTTACGTGGACTTCAACGACCGTGTCCGGAAGGGGCAGGTCCTGGCCGAGCTGGACAAGCGGCCGCTGATCGCCGCCCTGAACGACGCCGAGGCCGCCTATGAACGGGCCTTGGCGGAAGTCCGGCAGACGGAGCGCAACTTAGAGCGGGCCAAGCGTCTGCTGGCCCAAAACCTCATCGCCCAGGCCGACTACGACGCGGCCCTGTCGAACTACGAGACGGCCGTCGCCAACCTGAAGTCGGCCGAGGCCAACCTGAGTCGGGCCCGGACGAATCTGTTCTATGCGACCATCACGTCGCCCATCGACGGGGTCGTCGTCTCCCGGAACGTCGACGTGGGTCAGACGGTCGCGGCGAGCTTCAACACGCCGACCCTTTTTGTCATCGCCAACGACCTCCGCAAGATGCAGGTCCTGGCCAACGTCGATGAGGCGGACGTCGGCCGCGTCCGGGTCGGCCAATCGGTGACCTTTACGGTGGATTCTTACCCGGACCGGGTCTTTCACGGGCGGGTCGAGCAGATCCGGCTTCAGCCGACGGTCAACCAGAACGTCGTCACGTACACGGTCGTCATCGACGCCCCGAATCCGGAGGGCCTGCTTCTGCCGGGGATGACG
Proteins encoded:
- the macA_1 gene encoding Macrolide export protein MacA, which translates into the protein MKRAAWWVTALVLIAGGTGVAWYVRNNRAADFNFRTVPVERGPLRVTVTATGTLSAITTVQVGTQVSGTIARIYVDFNDRVRKGQVLAELDKRPLIAALNDAEAAYERALAEVRQTERNLERAKRLLAQNLIAQADYDAALSNYETAVANLKSAEANLSRARTNLFYATITSPIDGVVVSRNVDVGQTVAASFNTPTLFVIANDLRKMQVLANVDEADVGRVRVGQSVTFTVDSYPDRVFHGRVEQIRLQPTVNQNVVTYTVVIDAPNPEGLLLPGMTANVTILVAEKPDVVKVPMMALRFMPPREYLERLRSEGPGWGRRREPTAARDDRRSAMSSASDGTEGRPAWFGPRDPSRGLLWVLDPATQRIRPVPVRTGLSDGTYVEVQGDVAPGMEVVVGMVSTSERAARGPNPPQSPNPFMFRRF